One stretch of Schizosaccharomyces pombe strain 972h- genome assembly, chromosome: III DNA includes these proteins:
- the yta4 gene encoding ATPase Msp1, whose translation MNPTTKRAIKEIVVYALAFGCSWYAAHKLLSTLDPYRQKRQDTVSKSRKRLDEWAGEQVKELETLELNEYEQIVASQLVLPSEIDVSFDDIGGMDEHVNQLLQDVLFPLKYPEVFDTHGGLLSCPKGLLLYGPPGCGKTMLAKALAKQSQATFINVSVGLLTDKWFGESNKLVDALFTLARKLEPTIIFIDEIDTFLRQRQRTDHEAMAQIKAEFMSMWDGLLSGQSRVLVLGATNRPADIDEAIRRRMPKVFSIPLPNAEQRRKILELYLKKVPLEANFDWNGVVNATAGLSGSYIKEVCRSALSVPRRELFDKHGNDLEAIKYDIQSGGLRSLKTEDFYHYESLQNVSGIDVE comes from the coding sequence ATGAATCCGACGACTAAAAGGGCAATTAAAGAGATCGTTGTCTATGCCTTAGCATTTGGTTGCTCTTGGTACGCAGCACATAAACTTTTGTCTACTTTAGATCCGTATCGACAAAAAAGGCAGGATACAGTTTCCAAAAGCCGTAAGCGACTTGATGAGTGGGCTGGGGAACAAGTCAAGGAATTGGAGACTCTGGAATTAAATGAGTATGAGCAGATTGTTGCATCACAGCTCGTTCTACCCAGCGAAATCGATGTTTCCTTTGATGATATTGGAGGTATGGATGAACATGTTAATCAGCTTTTGCAAGATGtactttttcctttaaaataCCCTGAAGTGTTTGACACCCATGGCGGACTTTTGTCGTGTCCAAAGGGTTTACTCTTGTACGGGCCTCCTGGATGTGGTAAAACAATGCTAGCTAAAGCATTAGCCAAGCAAAGTCAAGCTACATTTATAAATGTGAGTGTGGGCCTTTTAACAGACAAATGGTTCGGTGAATCAAACAAGCTTGTGGACGCATTATTCACACTAGCTCGTAAGCTTGAGCCTACTATAATATTTATCGATGAAATTGATACTTTCTTGCGGCAACGCCAAAGGACAGACCATGAAGCAATGGCTCAAATTAAAGCTGAATTTATGTCGATGTGGGATGGTTTATTGAGTGGTCAGTCACGGGTTCTTGTTTTGGGTGCTACTAATCGACCAGCTGACATCGACGAGGCCATTCGGCGTCGTATGCCTAAAGTATTCTCCATACCTCTTCCAAATGCCGAACAGCGTCGCAAGATTTTAGaactttatttaaaaaaggtacCGTTAGAAGCGAACTTTGATTGGAATGGAGTTGTTAATGCCACTGCTGGACTGTCTGGCTCATATATCAAGGAAGTCTGTAGATCTGCTTTATCAGTTCCACGCAGAGAGCTTTTTGACAAGCATGGAAATGATTTGGAAGCAATCAAATATGACATACAATCAGGCGGTTTGAGGTCTTTGAAGACGGAAGACTTTTATCATTATGAATCCTTACAAAATGTTTCCGGTATAGACGTCGAGTga
- the tho7 gene encoding THO complex subunit Tho7 yields MEETAIRSRLTVEERPLKRLISRCLGFAAQNVDEANLRDLEIEFSALSAFWLRLQMQLDMNAKEVDVYEGELKKTQTFCEAEKTEISQLEQDLLVAQEELRKREQYDELAKPIMSKGLRSRTEQQESIGKLQDAIRELEEENANYVKAWNLRKDIFDETLKQMNHLQSILHPPSNPESDSEEGIASEGENPSSSSSTQYKAK; encoded by the exons ATGGAGG AGACGGCGATTCGATCGCGCTTAACTGTGGAAGAACGGCCTTTGAAACGGTTGATTAGTCGGTGTCTTGGTTTTGCTGCTCAAAATGTAGACGAAGCAAACTTAAGGGATTtagaaattgaattttctgCTCTCTCTGCTTTTTGGCTTCGATTGCAAATGCAATTAGACATGAATGCTAAAGAAGTGGATGTTTACGAAGGAGAACTGAAGAAGACTC aAACATTTTGTGAAGCAGAAAAAACCGAAATAAGCCAGCTTGAGCAAGATTTACTAGTTGCCCAAGAAGAATTAAGAAAGCGTGAACAATACGACGAGTTGGCCAAGCCAATAATGTCAAAAGGATTGAGATCAAGAACAGAACAACAAGA ATCAATAGGAAAGTTGCAAGATGCTATTCGTGAgttagaagaagaaaacgCGAATTATGTAAAAGCATGGAATTTGagaaaagatatttttgatgaaactttaaagcaaatgaaCCACCTACAGTCTATATTGCATCCTCCTAGTAATCCCGAATCTGATTCAGAAGAAGGCATTGCTAGTGAAGGTGAAAATCCTTCGTCGTCAAGTTCGACTCAATACAAGGCCAAATAA
- the cgi121 gene encoding EKC/KEOPS complex subunit Cgi121: protein MILPLFPETQVHVFVYENVSNCAAIHEQLISQNPIYDYAFLDAATILYKKQVYSAIIRALEDRRDEQMKTKTIHSEVILSLSPKTEISSAFRQFSMTKKSKNIVVVKIDSKLTEEEEFERLDKLVEGNRVEFSDEELQKLIDFKVLKKNYKLDPSTLENPLASILSSIALRGYS, encoded by the coding sequence ATGATTTTACCTCTTTTTCCAGAGACACAAGTTCATGTTTTTGTATATGAAAATGTTTCTAACTGTGCTGCGATTCATGAACAACTAATAAGCCAGAATCCCATTTATGACTATGCGTTTCTCGATGCCGCTACTATTCTATATAAAAAGCAGGTTTATAGCGCTATTATTAGGGCTCTCGAAGATAGAAGGGACGAACAAATGAAAACTAAGACGATTCACTCAGAGGTTATTTTGTCATTGTCCCCAAAAACCGAAATTTCTAGTGCGTTCCGACAATTCAGCAtgacaaaaaaatctaaaaacatTGTAGTGGTAAAAATTGATAGCAAACTtacagaagaagaagaatttgaGCGCTTGGACAAACTTGTGGAAGGTAATAGGGTCGAATTTTCTGACGAAGAgttacaaaaattaatagaCTTCAAGgtgttaaaaaagaattacaaATTGGATCCCTCTACGCTTGAGAATCCTTTGGCCTCTATATTATCTTCGATAGCTCTACGTGGTTATTCTTAA
- the skb5 gene encoding Shk1 kinase-binding protein 5 produces MAEETEEDYLVVGRDYLYPPDHELHYGFHARVIEEEEERFVDDTFDETIEGSDDSESIDDTEVFYDAEESESTHPSASFNVLADAVALYDFEPLHDNELGFTTGQRLCILSESSDGWLIAYDDASGRSGLVPETFVKLEV; encoded by the coding sequence atGGCGGAAGAGACTGAAGAGGATTATTTAGTTGTGGGTCGTGATTACTTGTACCCCCCAGATCATGAACTGCACTATGGGTTTCATGCTCGTGTGATTGAAGAGGAGGAGGAGCGATTTGTAGATGATACCTTTGATGAAACAATCGAAGGATCGGATGACTCCGAATCAATAGATGATACGGAAGTATTTTACGATGCTGAAGAATCTGAAAGCACTCACCCTTCTGCTTCTTTCAACGTCCTTGCTGACGCCGTTGCGCTTTATGATTTCGAGCCCCTCCATGATAATGAACTCGGTTTTACTACTGGTCAGAGACTTTGTATTTTGTCGGAATCCAGCGATGGTTGGTTGATTGCATACGATGATGCCTCAGGAAGAAGCGGGCTTGTTCCTGAGACGTTTGTTAAATTAGAGGTATAA
- the xlf1 gene encoding XRCC4-like factor xlf1 — protein MSWVQLRGHRFHFIQASFDAESNEAVQVIHITDLVRVWSCTCSRNQIVNQAESERCPIDPFQTFETLVDVLAEVLVNVSSESRIQLRGSNDEGSLKIFCTSKIAKDIFLEWNWTLWLTPPETIAKMVWFPLINHHLFESETDTSPGSLMSIIRDQKSLLNDKTWFKEALNERSSSSNPSTPRKRSAFADIISPKRPRTRYDFV, from the exons ATGTCTTGGGTGCAGCTACGTGGCCACAGGTTTCATTTTATACAGGCTAGCTTCGACGCAGAAAGTAATGAGGCTGTACAAGTCATTCATATTACAGACCTAGTGCGTGTTTGGTCCTGTACATGTAGCCGCAATCAAATCGTCAATCAGGCAGAG AGCGAAAGATGTCCTATCGATCCATTTCAAACGTTTGAAACGTTAGTCGATGTACTGGCTGAAGTGCTGGTGAATGTTTCTTCTGAAAGTAGAATTCAACTACGAGGCTCAAATGACGAGggatctttaaaaattttctgtACCTCAAAAATAGCTAAAGATATTTTCTTAGAATGGAATTGGACCCTTTGGCTTACTCCACCAGAGACGATTGCCAAGATGGTATGGTTTCCTCTTATCAATCATCACTTATTCGAGTCAGAAACCGACACTAGTCCAGGATCGTTAATGTCCATTATTCGTGATCAAAAGTCTTTATTGAATGACAAGACTTGGTTCAAGGAAGCATTAAATGAAAGATCCTCGTCTTCCAATCCTTCCACACCAAGAAAACGTTCAGCATTTGCAGATATTATTTCTCCAAAACGACCTCGTACTCGTtatgattttgtttaa
- the swt1 gene encoding RNA endoribonuclease — protein MDRMEIDDQAGIDFVTESINSERARNRWSTSHIPSLSEINPSSFQSPSPSPFASSTSLASKPARYSKPLGLFVLDTNFLLSHLSLCQNLIEFLTARCPRLVVVLPWTVLQELDGLKSESSSTCGYLARQAHNFLLQCFRSNVSSLRGQKVHEHCSSTEKGDDAILDCCIYYQEEKLIPAVLLSDDKNLSIKAAVHHIQSLSFSKGLEAASIVQTSFPSAFSSNSENLENLSMDIDLTVSQPLATATNHRNQGASTVDIPMDRTHDNSIWASRYAHFPPYDKKKDTTRSAADYIPYTYTALTKEEILHASHPRACKLLDQITKIMVEETAFLLSRHLLKLWGDYDLAMTKLLASPQFPPQNINDVGHELYIHWYTCFDGYLPAQERSNLKSKAELWNEWMLWAERGIGIGPKNQEELQTYVTFWSNIWTLLSRREILGDQASTYIGFREQNIEKWVERSGRERILS, from the coding sequence ATGGATCGAATGGAAATAGACGACCAGGCTGGCATAGATTTTGTCACTGAGTCCATCAACTCTGAACGTGCGCGTAACAGATGGTCAACTTCGCATATTCCTTCATTAAGTGAAATCAATCCCTCCTCTTTTCAATCTCCCTCGCCTTCTCCTTTTGCTTCCTCCACTTCTTTAGCTTCCAAACCGGCTCGCTACAGTAAACCTTTGGGGCTTTTTGTGCTTGATAcaaatttccttttgtCGCATCTGAGCCTTTGTCAAAACCTTATTGAATTTCTTACAGCTCGTTGCCCTCGACTTGTTGTCGTACTACCATGGACGGTCCTTCAAGAGCTAGATGGCCTTAAGTCAGAATCCTCCTCTACTTGTGGTTATTTGGCTAGACAAGCTCATaactttcttttgcaaTGCTTTCGATCTAATGTTTCAAGTCTTCGTGGGCAGAAAGTACATGAACACTGCTCATCTACTGAAAAAGGTGATGACGCTATCCTTGATTGCTGCATATACTAtcaagaagaaaaacttattcCTGCCGTCCTTCTTTCGGATGACAAGAATCTCAGTATAAAAGCGGCCGTTCATCATATTCAATCTTTATCGTTCTCCAAAGGCCTTGAAGCTGCATCGATCGTTCAGACATCTTTCCCTTCTGCTTTTTCTTCGAACTCTGAGAACTTAGAGAATTTGTCGATGGATATCGATTTGACTGTTTCACAACCTTTAGCTACAGCTACAAACCATCGTAATCAAGGAGCTTCAACTGTAGATATACCAATGGATCGCACCCATGACAATTCCATTTGGGCATCCCGTTATGCCCACTTCCCTCCGTACGACAAGAAGAAAGACACAACTAGATCAGCAGCCGATTACATTCCATACACTTACACGGCATTAACAAAGGAGGAGATACTTCATGCATCACATCCCCGAGCCTGTAAGCTGCTAGAccaaattacaaaaataatggtAGAAGAGACTGCATTTCTACTTTCCCGTCaccttttgaaattatgGGGAGATTACGACTTGGCAATGACAAAGCTTCTTGCGTCTCCCCAATTTCCTCCTCAAAATATAAACGATGTTGGACATGAGCTGTATATTCACTGGTATACGTGTTTCGATGGATACTTACCAGCTCAAGAAAgatcaaatttaaaatccaAAGCCGAATTATGGAATGAATGGATGCTTTGGGCGGAGCGTGGTATTGGAATTGGGCCAAAAAATCAAGAGGAGTTACAAACTTACGTTACTTTTTGGTCTAATATTTGGACTCTATTAAGTAGACGTGAAATTTTAGGAGATCAAGCATCTACCTATATAGGTTTTAGGGAgcaaaatattgaaaaatggGTCGAACGATCAGGCCGAGAACGTATTTTAtcttag
- the pac4 gene encoding proteasome assembly chaperone Pac4 — MFQVIQKELDFGNAMIPKVWIQVIKLNPSSSIFVWGSNVSTCPAGDLALSMPGKSDVVTTKLTGAGSIDDLSTQMSRILSKKFQAQVYTSINLQGDFPNDPEVQSVFTQVIRAVIEIIESSKSS; from the coding sequence ATGTTTCAAGTCATCCAAAAAGAACTTGATTTTGGGAATGCAATGATACCAAAAGTATGGATACAAGTCATAAAGCTGAATCCATCCTCTTCTATCTTTGTATGGGGAAGCAATGTTTCAACATGTCCTGCAGGTGATTTAGCCCTTTCCATGCCAGGTAAATCGGATGTCGTTACTACCAAACTTACTGGTGCTGGCTCAATTGACGATCTTTCTACTCAAATGTCTCGGATCCtctccaaaaaatttcaagctCAAGTCTACACTAGCATAAACCTTCAAGGGGACTTTCCGAATGATCCTGAGGTCCAATCTGTTTTTACACAGGTTATCCGTGCTGTCATTGAAATTATCGAAAGCTCAAAATCCTCATAG
- the emp24 gene encoding COPII-coated vesicle-associated protein Emp24: MAFFNVFKAVLCAYFISVVFGHGITLKPHQRECFYENLRNNDQMSVTYQTNVGGDQLVSMSIYNPAGQIMHQEVPNSMAQYSFTVKNPGKYMYCFYNDALDGESKEVLFNVHGVIYISDEDLDANNPLLGKVRQLHDTISKVKHEQEYFVARERIHRNTAESTNDRVKWWSILQTVILVSVCVFQIFYLKRLFEVKRVV, from the exons ATGGCGTTTTTTAACGTATTTAAAGCCGTGTTATGTGCTTATTTTATATCTGTTGTTTTCGGTCATGGCATTACATTGAAACCGCATCAACGAG AATGTTTCTATGAAAATTTGAGGAATAATGATCAAATGTCTGTCACTTATCAAACAAACGTTGGTGGTGATCAGCTTGTTTCTATGAGTATCTACAATCCTGCGGGTCAAATTATGCATCAAGAGGTTCCCAACTCTATGGCCCAATATTCTTTCACCGTTAAGAACCCAGGGAAATACATGTATTGTTTCTATAAT GATGCACTCGATGGTGAATCAAAGGAGGTTTTATTCAATGTGCATGGTGTTATATATATCTCTGATGAAGATTTGGATGCTAACAATCCTTTACTCGGCAAGGTCCGCCAACTCCATGATACCATCTCCAAGGTAAAACATGAGCAGGAGTATTTTGTGGCTCGTGAAAGAATACATCGCAATACTGCTGAAAGCACAAATGACCGCGTCAAGTGGTGGAGTATTCTTCAAACCGTTATTCTAGTTTCCGTATGTGTATTCCAAATTTTCTACTTAAAGCGACTTTTCGAAGTAAAGCGTGTTGTATAG
- a CDS encoding uncharacterized protein (DUF2462 family protein, human Leydig cell tumor 10 kDa protein homolog, implicated in rRNA transcription or rRNA processing), whose translation MAQGEFKKKKNSSANKGGRVTKHSKNPKKGARYCAPRRAAAIKDHTINANITKTLNVRNEKLIAGIASQQVGKLTITKALGEAGAKELKEGKH comes from the exons ATGGCACAAggagaatttaaaaagaagaaaaatagtAGTGCCAACAAGGGCGGACGTGTTACAAAACACTCCAAGAATCCTAAAAAAGGCG CTCGTTATTGTGCCCCTAGAAGAGCAGCTGCTATCAAAGACCATACAATTAATGCG AACATtacaaaaacattaaatgTTCGCAATGAGAAACTAATTGCCGGAATTGCGTCTCAACAAGTGGGCAAGTTGACAATTACTAAGGCATTAGGTGAAGCTGGTGCCAAGGAGTTAAAGGAGGGAAAGCATTGA
- the nts1 gene encoding protein Nts1 has translation MVKSCQKKPDIDEFFSFLQSAFHPLQTEELDTFVRNIFEYDDRGRLYNCLLTLVPYERLPIDAEDLSSRKTYARPVLIRQYRSLRFANKEENICRLTPNSAFVPVRDSAVASISTSKVQDFNSYATLTEAQKKTATPVEEKNFLNQIVIQCLDSLETDVETNTTHATLLAVDPTWLIRVSQHTCDRKAVANLCIQYGSQIFYDPSFRNAYELWSNPSVLLAFLKAQRVLVVSDIFTSSTLRSTQGTPMSFPNLALESADNVENVSKPINPRMERFSSEVKSSSILKQQIAAVVEKINYDIRPQRDQIPEENIVPRISYLTSTTTSTKSSPVPESTTTNTTEVLKELNDIQENKSRKNVEKATAATEEMLRGHHKPVEGTTATSEKESIKEEVDLEVNGDGKVEAEERIELESSDSEKELSELIDFLKREHPPEDTPEKRVKIKRIRTLLDTWQQEWRILNKAISNAESNSGRGQNSKTKTTSVNLSRNKRTRT, from the exons ATGGTGAAATCGTGTCAAAAAAAACCGGATATTGATGAgttcttttcatttttgcaGAGTGCATTCCATCCTCTACAGACCGAGGAACTTGATACATTCGTTCGCaacatttttgaatatgACGATCGAGGTCGTTTGTACAACTGCCTTTTAACTCTAG TTCCTTATGAAAGACTTCCAATAGATGCAGAGGATCTTAGTAGTCGAAAAACCTATGCGCGTCCCGTACTAATCCGACAATACCGCAGTTTGCGGTTTGCCaacaaagaagaaaacattTGTCGGCTAACTCCCAACTCAGCGTTCGTCCCTGTTCGAGACTCTGCAGTCGCTAGCATTTCAACCTCAAAAGTGCAGGACTTTAACTCCTATGCTACTCTCACTGAAGCACAGAAAAAAACGGCCACTCCCGTTGAGGAAAAAAACTTCTTAAATCAAATTGTCATACAATGTTTAGACTCTTTGGAAACCGACGTTGAAACAAATACCACGCATGCTACTTTACTAGCCGTTGACCCTACTTGGTTAATCCGTGTATCACAGCATACCTGTGATCGGAAAGCTGTGGCTAATCTCTGTATTCAGTATGGAagtcaaatattttatgaTCCATCATTTCGAAATGCTTATGAATTATGGTCCAATCCTTCAGTTCTTTTGGCTTTTTTGAAGGCCCAAAGAGTGTTGGTCGTTTCAGATATATTTACTTCGTCAACATTGAGATCAACACAAGGGACGCCAATGTCTTTTCCTAATTTAGCTTTGGAAAGCGCTGATAATGTCGAGAACGTATCAAAGCCTATTAACCCTCGAATGGAAAGGTTTTCATCAGAGGTTAAATCTTCGAGTATTCTGAAACAACAGATTGCAGCCGTTGTTgagaaaatcaattatgACATACGCCCTCAACGTGATCAAATCCCTGAAGAAAATATCGTACCTAGAATCTCTTACTTAACAAGTACCACTACTTCGACCAAATCATCACCGGTTCCCGAAAGCACTACAACAAACACAACTGAAGTGCTGAAAGAACTTAATGACATTCAAGAGAAcaaaagcagaaaaaatgttgaaaaagcGACTGCGGCAACAGAAGAAATGCTACGTGGCCATCACAAACCGGTAGAAGGAACAACGGCTACTTcggaaaaagaaagcattaaagaagaagttGATTTAGAAGTTAACGGTGACGGGAAAGTTGAAGCGGAAGAGAGAATAGAATTGGAATCTTCCGATTCAGAGAAAGAGCTTTCAGAGCTGattgattttcttaaaaGAGAACACCCACCGGAAGATACTCCAGAAAAACGAGTAAagattaaaagaattagaaCATTACTCGACACATGGCAGCAGGAGTGgagaattttaaataaagcCATTTCAAATGCAGAGTCAAATTCTGGGCGAGGACAGAACTCCAAAACGAAAACTACTTCTGTAAACTTATCGCGAAACAAACGAACGAGGACTTAA
- a CDS encoding dehydrogenase produces MSAAGGIVYVIVGGNRGIGLSLVKELSNKEGVTVFASARGPGSASELKDWSKTHSNVHIIKLDVTSLRSAKDAAMQVEKVVKCIDVLWVNSGISKSFQPVLKTSDELWMSHYQTNVLGPIHVYQAFYHLLKEGKLKNIVFTSSMAACMGGVRPNTYSAYGQSKAALNYTMKEISFELEKDGFVVVSIHPGVVNTDMFVNAMQKLASKYPEMVESIKSNAISPEQSASSMLKIVDNLKTEDNGMFYNLDGTKLPF; encoded by the coding sequence ATGTCGGCTGCTGGTGGGATAGTTTACGTTATTGTGGGTGGAAACCGTGGCATTGGACTTTCTCTAGTCAAAGAGTTAAGCAATAAGGAAGGAGTAACTGTTTTTGCAAGTGCTCGTGGACCTGGATCTGCCTCTGAACTGAAAGATTGGAGCAAGACCCATTCCAATGTACATATCATCAAGTTAGATGTCACTTCTCTACGAAGTGCCAAAGACGCTGCCATGCAGGTTGAAAAGGTAGTAAAATGTATTGATGTTCTTTGGGTGAATTCGGGGATATCGAAATCCTTCCAACctgttttgaaaacatcAGACGAGCTTTGGATGTCTCATTATCAAACCAATGTGTTAGGTCCTATTCATGTTTACCAAGCTTTTTATCACTTGTTAAAGGAGGGAAAGCTAAagaatattgtttttacttCATCAATGGCTGCGTGCATGGGAGGAGTTCGTCCAAACACATACTCGGCTTACGGGCAATCTAAAGCAGCCTTAAATTATACgatgaaagaaattagTTTTGAGTTAGAGAAAGATGGATTCGTTGTAGTTTCTATTCACCCTGGAGTAGTTAACACTGACATGTTTGTTAATGCTATGCAAAAATTAGCCAGCAAATATCCTGAGATGGTAGAATCCATCAAGAGCAATGCCATCTCACCAGAGCAAAGTGCTTCATCTATGCTTAAAATTGTggataatttaaaaacagaGGATAATGGAATGTTTTATAACCTTGATGGCACAAAACTTCCATTTTAA
- the tpi1 gene encoding triosephosphate isomerase: MARKFFVGGNFKMNGSLESMKTIIEGLNTTKLNVGDVETVIFPQNMYLITTRQQVKKDIGVGAQNVFDKKNGAYTGENSAQSLIDAGITYTLTGHSERRTIFKESDEFVADKTKFALEQGLTVVACIGETLAEREANETINVVVRQLNAIADKVQNWSKIVIAYEPVWAIGTGKTATPEQAQEVHAEIRKWATNKLGASVAEGLRVIYGGSVNGGNCKEFLKFHDIDGFLVGGASLKPEFHNIVNVHSL, translated from the coding sequence ATGGCACGTAAATTCTTTGTCGGTGGTAACTTTAAGATGAATGGCTCTTTGGAGTCCATGAAGACTATTATTGAGGGTTTGAACACCACCAAGCTTAACGTTGGTGATGTCGAAACTGTCATCTTCCCTCAAAACATGTACCTCATCACCACCCGCCAACAAGTCAAGAAGGATATTGGCGTTGGTGCCCAAAACGTCTTCGACAAGAAGAACGGTGCCTACACTGGTGAGAACAGTGCTCAATCTTTGATTGATGCTGGTATTACCTACACTTTGACTGGTCACTCCGAGCGTCGTACCATCTTCAAGGAGTCTGACGAGTTCGTTGCCGACAAGACCAAGTTTGCCCTTGAACAAGGTCTTACTGTCGTTGCCTGCATTGGTGAGACTTTGGCCGAGCGTGAGGCTAACGAGACCATCAACGTTGTTGTTCGTCAATTGAACGCCATCGCTGACAAGGTCCAGAACTGGTCCAAGATTGTCATTGCTTATGAGCCTGTCTGGGCCATTGGTACTGGTAAGACTGCCACCCCTGAGCAAGCTCAAGAGGTTCACGCTGAGATCCGCAAGTGGGCTACCAACAAGCTTGGTGCATCTGTTGCCGAGGGTCTCCGTGTCATCTACGGTGGTTCCGTTAACGGTGGTAACTGCAAGGAGTTCCTCAAGTTCCACGATATTGACGGTTTCTTGGTTGGCGGTGCTTCTCTCAAGCCTGAATTCCACAACATTGTTAATGTTCACAGCCTTTAA